From one Candidatus Chromulinivorax destructor genomic stretch:
- a CDS encoding YncE family protein: protein MLKTFSKISLMCLALSVAELVYSSADNTVVDQIAMPSETWGIAVTPNGQYVYAANNANNTVSVIQTSDNAITSNITVGASPYGVAVTPDGNFVYVANSGNNTVSVIQTSDNTVVGSPIAVGASPTWIIINDAGTLAYVVNSAAATVSVIDTSNNTVVQTITGTGNTCSCVLSPDGSYLYVINYSGVLTPYAISGDGLTYTAGIALDLSLSLGNTNGGQMVFALDSSKLYVTGYEQNTGVYNIYVVDTTNLDTPSSPGIVNQGSTNPSRPFGIVISSDGTTGYIANLSNNEILIMDVATDTLTGTVNNNSFNLGNPRMVAFVPNSPYLYSTAQSSNISQTYTFITILPPATITGVSQSNVFFTQTDYINTISWTAPESGSTPVSYNVYRDAGLTVLAGTVSANGSLVFYDHNRIPGTTYTYYVTSVDADDAESSAISVSVLTVKNN, encoded by the coding sequence ATGTTAAAGACATTTTCAAAAATATCGTTGATGTGCTTAGCACTTTCAGTAGCTGAGCTGGTTTATTCATCAGCGGATAATACGGTAGTAGATCAAATAGCAATGCCGTCTGAAACATGGGGAATAGCTGTTACACCAAATGGTCAATATGTATATGCAGCAAATAATGCTAACAATACGGTATCAGTCATACAAACATCAGATAATGCTATTACAAGTAACATTACTGTTGGAGCAAGTCCTTATGGAGTTGCTGTTACGCCAGATGGAAATTTTGTGTACGTAGCAAATTCTGGTAATAACACCGTATCAGTAATTCAAACATCAGATAATACGGTAGTTGGAAGTCCTATTGCTGTCGGAGCATCTCCAACATGGATTATTATCAATGATGCAGGAACTTTGGCGTATGTTGTTAATAGCGCAGCAGCTACGGTATCAGTTATCGATACATCAAATAATACAGTTGTGCAAACAATTACAGGGACAGGAAATACTTGTAGTTGTGTGTTAAGTCCTGATGGTAGCTATCTGTATGTAATTAATTATTCAGGTGTATTAACGCCTTATGCTATTTCAGGTGATGGTTTAACATACACAGCAGGGATAGCATTAGATCTTTCATTATCTTTGGGAAATACCAATGGTGGTCAGATGGTATTTGCGCTTGACAGTTCAAAACTGTATGTAACAGGTTATGAGCAAAATACTGGTGTTTATAATATATATGTGGTTGATACAACAAATTTAGATACGCCATCTTCTCCAGGAATCGTGAATCAAGGATCAACTAACCCTTCTCGTCCATTTGGAATTGTTATTAGTTCAGATGGAACAACAGGATATATAGCAAATTTAAGTAACAATGAAATTTTAATTATGGATGTAGCAACAGATACATTAACAGGCACTGTAAATAATAACAGTTTTAACTTAGGAAACCCAAGAATGGTAGCATTTGTTCCTAACTCTCCATACCTATATTCAACTGCACAAAGTTCAAACATTTCTCAAACCTATACGTTTATAACCATTTTACCCCCAGCTACCATCACTGGCGTATCACAAAGTAACGTGTTCTTTACCCAAACTGATTATATTAATACGATCAGCTGGACAGCTCCAGAATCGGGTTCAACTCCAGTATCGTATAATGTGTATCGTGATGCAGGCTTAACAGTTTTAGCTGGTACTGTTTCTGCGAATGGTTCGTTAGTTTTTTATGATCACAATCGTATTCCTGGTACAACGTATACTTACTATGTAACATCAGTTGATGCAGATGATGCGGAGTCATCAGCGATTTCTGTTTCTGTTCTTACGGTTAAAAATAATTAA
- the secA gene encoding preprotein translocase subunit SecA, producing MITNVLAQIFGTANDRAVKQLQPLVDAINNLETRMKSSSDEQLQELSKDLRQRVKNGQSLDEILPEAYALAREAAWRVFGMRPFDVQLMGAIVLHQGKISEMKTGEGKTLTATLALYLNALSGKGSHLVTVNDYLAKRDAQWARPFYEFLGLSVAVLTHDLNDIDRKNAYNSDILYATNNELGFDYLRDNMKFRYEDYVQRKLNFAIIDECDSILIDEARTPLIISGGSETSSNLYTITQQAVSNLERGVDYELDEKERSVLLTEVGHDKVEKRLRIANLYAIENISILHHIMQALKANIIFKRDFDYVVRDGEVLIVDEFTGRILSGRRYSDGLHQAIEAKEDVQIEKETQTLASITLQNFFRLYTKLAGMTGTAMTEAEEFMKIYRLDVVAIPTNKKMQRLDKNDLIFLTERAKFAEIAKDVIERHKKGQPVLIGTVAVEKSERLSDVLTAARVPHNVLNAKNHAREAEIIAHAGNYGAVTIATNMAGRGTDIKLNPESIAAGGLYVLGTERHESRRIDNQLRGRSGRQGDPGESRFYISLEDDLIRIFAGDSMKTYMQRAGMAEDEQIESRTVSKLIERSQEKVEKHNFEIRKHLIEYDDVLNQHRHVIFSIRQDVLKDADQIYEVVRDFINAMVQDMVAFHCPDRMITPAQCLDVVTKIVSMTGLDRAALEQAVAGKTNSDDLERALVEFLLKSYAAYRDNSSKEVMQRAEKWLMLETIDQAWKQHMVNIDHLKEGIGLRGWGQKNPLIEYKRESYIMFEDMMRNIRADIVHHIFHLKPEHFNSQQLERKREKELEEIKMISSSDTSGTGQPAQKDDSRVGRNDDCSCNSGKKYKKCCGQV from the coding sequence ATGATAACAAATGTATTGGCTCAAATATTTGGGACAGCTAATGACCGAGCGGTTAAGCAACTGCAACCGTTAGTTGATGCAATTAATAATTTAGAAACTCGCATGAAGTCATCGTCAGATGAACAACTGCAAGAACTTTCAAAAGATTTACGCCAACGTGTAAAGAATGGTCAATCGTTAGATGAAATTTTACCAGAAGCGTATGCACTAGCTCGTGAAGCTGCATGGAGAGTTTTTGGAATGCGTCCATTTGACGTTCAGCTGATGGGTGCGATTGTGTTGCATCAAGGAAAAATTTCTGAGATGAAAACAGGTGAAGGGAAAACTTTAACAGCAACATTGGCTCTGTATTTAAACGCATTATCAGGAAAAGGTTCTCACTTAGTCACCGTCAACGATTATCTTGCAAAACGTGATGCGCAGTGGGCACGTCCTTTCTATGAATTCTTAGGACTTTCTGTTGCGGTATTAACGCATGATTTAAATGATATCGATCGCAAAAATGCTTATAATTCAGATATTTTATACGCAACAAACAATGAACTTGGATTTGATTATCTTCGTGATAACATGAAATTTCGTTACGAAGATTATGTGCAACGTAAATTAAACTTTGCAATTATCGATGAGTGCGACTCAATTTTAATTGATGAAGCTCGTACCCCATTAATTATTTCTGGCGGATCTGAAACGTCTTCAAATTTATATACCATAACACAACAAGCAGTGAGCAACTTAGAGCGTGGTGTAGACTACGAACTTGATGAAAAAGAACGTTCAGTATTATTGACTGAAGTTGGTCACGATAAAGTTGAAAAACGTTTACGTATTGCAAATTTATATGCAATTGAAAATATCAGCATCTTGCATCATATTATGCAGGCATTAAAAGCAAATATTATTTTTAAACGTGATTTTGATTACGTAGTTCGCGATGGCGAAGTGTTGATTGTTGACGAATTTACTGGTCGTATTTTATCTGGTCGTCGCTATAGTGATGGTTTGCATCAAGCAATTGAAGCTAAAGAAGATGTGCAGATCGAAAAAGAAACACAAACACTTGCATCAATCACGTTGCAAAACTTCTTCCGGCTCTATACCAAGCTTGCAGGTATGACCGGTACTGCAATGACTGAAGCTGAAGAATTTATGAAAATTTACAGACTTGATGTTGTTGCAATTCCAACGAATAAAAAAATGCAACGTCTTGATAAAAATGATTTAATCTTTTTAACAGAGCGTGCAAAATTTGCTGAAATAGCAAAAGATGTTATTGAGCGCCACAAAAAAGGTCAGCCAGTTTTAATTGGTACCGTTGCCGTTGAAAAATCTGAAAGATTAAGTGATGTGCTGACTGCAGCTCGCGTCCCTCATAATGTATTAAACGCAAAAAACCATGCTCGTGAAGCTGAAATTATTGCGCATGCAGGCAACTATGGTGCCGTAACGATTGCAACCAACATGGCTGGTCGTGGAACCGATATTAAACTGAATCCAGAATCAATTGCTGCTGGTGGCCTGTATGTTTTAGGAACTGAGCGTCACGAAAGTCGTCGTATCGACAATCAGCTTCGTGGTCGTTCTGGTCGTCAAGGGGATCCAGGCGAATCTCGTTTCTACATTTCACTTGAAGATGATTTGATTCGTATCTTTGCTGGTGATAGCATGAAAACCTATATGCAACGTGCTGGTATGGCTGAAGATGAACAAATTGAATCGCGTACAGTTTCAAAATTAATTGAACGTTCTCAAGAAAAAGTTGAAAAACATAATTTTGAAATTCGTAAACATTTAATCGAATACGATGACGTATTAAACCAACATCGCCATGTTATTTTTAGCATTCGCCAAGATGTGCTCAAAGATGCTGACCAGATTTATGAAGTTGTTCGCGACTTTATTAATGCGATGGTACAAGACATGGTTGCATTCCATTGCCCTGATCGCATGATAACTCCAGCTCAATGCTTAGATGTTGTTACAAAAATCGTGAGCATGACTGGTTTAGACAGAGCAGCTCTTGAACAAGCAGTAGCAGGCAAAACTAATAGTGACGATCTTGAGCGTGCTTTAGTTGAATTCTTGCTGAAATCGTATGCTGCATATCGTGATAACAGCAGCAAAGAAGTGATGCAACGTGCAGAAAAATGGTTGATGCTTGAAACTATTGACCAAGCTTGGAAGCAACATATGGTTAACATTGATCATTTAAAAGAAGGTATTGGACTTCGTGGTTGGGGCCAAAAAAATCCTTTAATCGAATACAAACGTGAATCATACATCATGTTTGAAGACATGATGCGTAATATTCGTGCGGATATCGTCCATCACATTTTCCACTTAAAACCAGAGCACTTTAACTCTCAACAGTTAGAAAGAAAGCGCGAAAAAGAGCTTGAAGAAATTAAGATGATCTCTTCGTCTGATACATCAGGTACTGGGCAACCGGCACAAAAAGATGATTCACGCGTTGGTCGCAACGATGACTGTTCTTGTAATTCAGGTAAGAAATACAAGAAATGTTGTGGACAAGTGTAA
- a CDS encoding polyphenol oxidase family protein: MAIHLTEKITIYFGDASQSLATNDIAQKNMTPVLQVIAQQVGAEQMIFVQQNHGVQGVVITGKDSRDQFLEQSGDFIITNKKKYGIGVLTADCLPIVIYDPVTHSAGIVHAGWKGCAANIFAIAIESMLKEFATRTHDLQIYFGPAAGDCCYQVSLDFIDNFKQYGDIQAAFIKKNSKIFFNSTIFTSIIARNLGIKAKNIYTTYNVCTICTTSLCSYRREKEKARRQITLISLH; this comes from the coding sequence ATGGCTATTCATTTAACTGAAAAAATTACGATCTATTTTGGTGATGCATCACAAAGTCTTGCTACGAATGATATTGCTCAAAAAAACATGACTCCTGTTTTGCAAGTTATTGCTCAGCAGGTTGGCGCTGAGCAGATGATTTTTGTACAACAAAATCATGGTGTACAAGGTGTCGTGATTACGGGTAAAGACTCTAGAGATCAATTTTTAGAGCAATCAGGTGACTTTATTATTACGAACAAAAAAAAATATGGTATTGGTGTTTTGACTGCAGATTGCTTGCCAATTGTTATCTATGACCCGGTAACGCATAGCGCAGGTATCGTTCACGCAGGCTGGAAGGGCTGTGCAGCAAATATTTTTGCTATTGCTATTGAAAGCATGCTTAAAGAGTTTGCGACCCGTACACATGACCTGCAGATCTATTTTGGGCCAGCTGCAGGAGACTGTTGTTACCAAGTAAGCTTAGATTTTATAGATAACTTTAAACAATATGGTGATATTCAAGCTGCTTTTATCAAAAAAAACAGCAAGATCTTCTTTAACTCGACCATTTTCACCTCAATTATTGCAAGAAATCTTGGCATCAAAGCCAAGAACATATACACTACCTATAATGTATGCACAATATGCACTACATCATTGTGTTCATATCGAAGAGAAAAAGAAAAAGCTCGTAGACAGATAACGCTTATATCGCTTCATTAA
- the ftsZ gene encoding cell division protein FtsZ: MIEFDKEHELKSDVILSIKVVGVGGAGGNTVNSMISSDLQHIDFIVTNTDSQALYHSNALKKIQLGKKSTKGLGSGANPDLGRRATEEDLERIMEAIGDADIVFIAAGMGGGTGSGGAPVIAKALKERGILSIAVVTKPFGFEGRRRMMVAQEAIEQLRKEVDTLIIIPNQKLLDVVDRSVTMIESFAMIDQLLIHSVKSITDIVTQPGHINVDFADLRAIMKGMGLAMMGAGSAQGHDRARVAAQQAISSNLIENMDMKKARGILVNITGGLSLSLHEINDAASVIYDESNENAHIILGSVIDPSMGDKVSVSVIATGFENPLAYATKAEIPADQMLDLKIKGEEPVEHKLKAPEQVIPVYSEYLQRVDGAPQLVEQVIMPAHHEKDHTPQQNIYSFNNRYEQDSLDVPAFLRRPKVEESYLEPME, encoded by the coding sequence ATGATTGAGTTTGATAAAGAACACGAATTAAAAAGTGACGTCATTCTTTCTATTAAAGTTGTTGGGGTTGGTGGAGCTGGTGGAAATACCGTTAATAGTATGATTAGTTCAGATTTACAGCATATTGATTTTATTGTTACCAATACTGACTCTCAAGCTTTATACCATTCAAATGCATTAAAAAAGATTCAACTTGGTAAAAAATCTACCAAAGGACTTGGTTCAGGCGCTAACCCTGATTTAGGTCGTCGCGCAACAGAAGAAGATCTTGAGCGAATTATGGAAGCAATTGGCGATGCAGACATTGTATTTATTGCTGCAGGTATGGGCGGAGGAACTGGCTCAGGTGGAGCTCCTGTTATTGCAAAAGCATTAAAAGAACGTGGCATTTTATCAATTGCGGTGGTAACAAAGCCATTTGGATTTGAAGGTCGTCGTCGCATGATGGTCGCTCAAGAAGCTATTGAGCAGTTACGTAAAGAAGTTGATACGTTAATCATTATTCCAAATCAAAAATTACTCGATGTTGTTGACCGCTCAGTGACTATGATTGAATCATTTGCAATGATTGATCAGTTGCTGATTCACTCAGTAAAAAGTATTACGGATATTGTGACACAGCCAGGTCATATTAATGTTGATTTTGCTGATTTGCGAGCAATCATGAAGGGCATGGGTCTTGCTATGATGGGCGCTGGGTCAGCTCAAGGTCATGATAGAGCTCGTGTTGCAGCGCAGCAGGCAATTTCGTCGAATCTCATTGAAAATATGGATATGAAAAAAGCTCGCGGCATTTTAGTTAATATTACGGGTGGATTAAGTTTATCGCTTCACGAAATTAATGATGCAGCATCGGTCATTTATGATGAATCAAATGAAAATGCTCATATTATTTTAGGCTCAGTTATTGATCCAAGCATGGGAGATAAAGTTTCTGTCTCGGTGATTGCAACAGGATTTGAAAATCCTTTAGCATACGCAACTAAGGCTGAAATTCCTGCAGACCAAATGCTTGACCTTAAGATAAAAGGAGAAGAGCCTGTTGAGCACAAACTTAAAGCTCCAGAACAAGTGATTCCTGTGTATAGTGAATACTTACAACGAGTTGATGGGGCACCTCAATTAGTTGAGCAAGTGATAATGCCTGCACATCATGAAAAAGATCATACACCACAACAAAATATATATTCATTTAATAACCGGTATGAGCAAGATTCACTTGATGTTCCTGCATTTTTACGACGACCAAAAGTTGAAGAGTCGTATTTAGAACCAATGGAATAA
- a CDS encoding ankyrin repeat domain-containing protein, producing the protein MDSHLIELLFKAIIQNKPQMIELATLLDVNDVNLDLFCPFPVEHIVRTHHSSSLDSIDVKTKIDDETYPETALCTAVRCNNREIINLLLSKGFDINLNGMGCFEGICLHHASFLNNPSMIRFLLSKGATINIVDDNKENSLHKALRNGQTKTDNGQKLEQTILTLLDAGINVNAQNEDGDTPLLLAILYKEFNIIPLLLSYKADPKIKNNAQISAFDVACKFEYKDMINLFLKEQATNKRKRAESI; encoded by the coding sequence GTGGACTCTCATCTCATAGAACTATTATTTAAAGCTATAATTCAGAATAAACCTCAAATGATTGAGCTTGCGACTCTTCTTGATGTTAACGATGTTAATTTAGATCTATTTTGCCCATTCCCAGTAGAACATATAGTAAGAACTCATCATTCATCATCTCTAGATAGTATTGATGTAAAAACTAAAATAGACGATGAAACTTATCCAGAGACAGCTTTATGCACTGCTGTTCGTTGCAATAATAGAGAAATCATAAATCTCTTACTGAGCAAAGGTTTTGATATCAATTTAAATGGAATGGGTTGTTTTGAGGGAATATGCTTGCATCATGCATCTTTTTTAAATAATCCATCTATGATCAGGTTCTTACTGAGCAAAGGCGCTACAATAAATATAGTTGATGACAACAAAGAAAATTCATTGCATAAAGCATTGCGTAATGGTCAAACAAAGACTGACAATGGCCAAAAACTAGAACAAACAATCTTAACTCTGCTGGATGCCGGAATAAATGTAAATGCTCAAAATGAAGATGGTGATACTCCTTTACTTTTGGCAATTCTATATAAAGAGTTCAACATTATTCCTTTATTATTATCCTATAAAGCAGATCCAAAAATTAAAAACAATGCTCAGATATCTGCTTTTGATGTTGCATGTAAATTTGAATATAAAGACATGATCAATCTATTTTTAAAAGAGCAGGCAACAAACAAAAGAAAAAGAGCTGAAAGTATATAA
- the ftsA gene encoding cell division protein FtsA, which produces MGKVFSNIITAIDIGTTKICVLIARKLSHDKVEILGVGRAPSYGLNKGVVVDIAKTVSSIKQAVDEAQLMAECEIESAYIGISGSHIQSFNSSGAVPIKRSSVTQEDIDTVLAAAKAVQIEKGQKVLHVLPQYFMVDGQDKIENPIGLHGVRLEVVVHLVTGSVASIQNLVKCCEMVGIKVQDIVLEQLASADGVLSIDERKLGVGVLDIGGGTSDFAVYQNGTIRFTKVIPIAGNHFTNDVAVGLRANIGDAERIKHQAGYVGFDSTKTQGEVQVVMAQGGQTELATKEHIGFILQARAQELFFMVNHEIQSSDLQHFMTTGLVITGGGSLLQGIDELAQDILSMPVRIGVPKKDQIIPDSLQNPMYATGYGLLMFALRTSKHTTMNSMQGPLLHKIFIRMKSWVSDFF; this is translated from the coding sequence ATGGGAAAAGTTTTTTCAAATATAATTACAGCTATTGATATTGGCACAACAAAAATTTGTGTTTTAATTGCTCGTAAATTAAGCCATGATAAAGTTGAAATTTTAGGTGTTGGTCGAGCGCCTTCGTATGGACTTAATAAAGGCGTTGTTGTTGATATAGCAAAAACAGTTTCGTCAATTAAGCAAGCTGTAGATGAAGCACAATTGATGGCGGAATGTGAAATAGAGTCTGCATATATTGGAATTTCTGGAAGTCATATCCAGTCGTTTAATTCAAGTGGTGCTGTGCCAATTAAACGATCGTCAGTTACGCAAGAAGATATTGATACCGTTTTAGCTGCGGCAAAAGCTGTTCAGATCGAAAAAGGTCAAAAAGTTCTGCATGTGTTGCCACAGTATTTTATGGTTGATGGGCAAGATAAGATTGAAAATCCAATAGGTCTTCATGGCGTTAGGTTAGAAGTTGTTGTTCATTTAGTTACAGGGTCTGTTGCATCAATTCAAAACTTAGTAAAATGCTGTGAAATGGTTGGCATTAAAGTTCAAGATATTGTTCTTGAGCAACTTGCATCAGCTGATGGTGTATTGAGTATCGATGAACGTAAGCTTGGTGTTGGCGTCTTAGATATTGGTGGAGGAACATCAGACTTTGCAGTGTATCAAAACGGAACAATTCGATTTACCAAAGTTATTCCTATTGCAGGAAATCATTTTACCAATGACGTAGCTGTTGGATTACGTGCAAATATTGGTGATGCAGAGCGTATTAAGCATCAGGCTGGTTATGTTGGTTTTGACTCGACAAAGACTCAAGGTGAAGTGCAGGTAGTCATGGCACAAGGTGGACAAACTGAACTTGCAACGAAAGAGCATATTGGGTTTATTTTGCAAGCGCGCGCTCAAGAGTTATTTTTTATGGTTAACCATGAGATACAAAGTTCAGATTTACAGCATTTTATGACAACCGGGTTAGTCATTACGGGTGGTGGATCACTCTTGCAAGGAATTGATGAACTTGCGCAAGATATTTTATCTATGCCTGTGCGTATAGGTGTGCCAAAAAAAGATCAAATTATTCCAGACTCATTACAAAATCCAATGTATGCAACAGGATATGGTTTATTAATGTTTGCGTTGAGAACATCAAAGCATACCACGATGAACTCAATGCAAGGACCGTTACTACATAAAATTTTTATAAGAATGAAATCATGGGTCTCTGATTTTTTCTAA
- a CDS encoding TrmH family RNA methyltransferase, translating into MKKKQPIKYTNIIYGVHPVTELLHSKRLKIGAIYTLKNPIKSWTALSKIIPNHIQVSLVTRETLDNVAGSKDHQGIIAFVSEFPFTQAIFTPDKHKFIVVLDEVQDVRNLGAILRSAYCTGVDGVILVRSNAASLTPAAFKASAGLALHLPIYLAASVKAALFELKKSGYNIYCATLGGTESVANFTFKDPAVLVIGNEEHGISADVAKMGTKILLPQRRPDISYNASVAAGILMYSIGLQLKKI; encoded by the coding sequence ATGAAAAAAAAACAACCAATTAAATATACAAACATCATCTATGGTGTTCATCCTGTCACTGAGCTTTTACACTCAAAGCGACTTAAAATTGGCGCTATTTATACGCTAAAAAATCCAATTAAATCATGGACAGCTTTATCAAAAATAATTCCAAATCATATTCAAGTTTCATTAGTAACTCGTGAAACACTTGATAATGTTGCTGGTTCAAAAGATCACCAAGGGATCATTGCATTTGTGTCAGAATTTCCATTTACACAAGCTATATTCACCCCAGATAAACATAAATTTATAGTTGTGCTTGACGAAGTTCAGGATGTTCGTAATTTAGGTGCTATTTTACGATCAGCTTACTGCACGGGTGTCGATGGTGTTATTTTAGTTCGATCAAATGCAGCTTCGTTAACTCCAGCAGCTTTTAAAGCATCAGCTGGCTTAGCGCTTCATTTACCAATTTATCTTGCAGCATCAGTAAAAGCAGCTTTATTTGAACTAAAAAAGTCTGGTTATAACATTTATTGTGCGACACTTGGCGGAACAGAAAGCGTTGCAAATTTTACATTTAAAGATCCAGCTGTGTTAGTTATTGGAAACGAAGAGCATGGAATTTCTGCAGATGTAGCAAAAATGGGTACAAAAATATTATTACCTCAGCGTCGTCCTGATATTTCTTACAATGCATCAGTTGCTGCTGGAATTTTGATGTATTCAATTGGTTTGCAGCTTAAAAAGATTTAG
- the alr gene encoding alanine racemase, whose amino-acid sequence MKKLFNKTPQIFSDSGIVTTPDLLKNWIELSKSAATANAQQFQQWLGPVTKISAVLKSNAYGHGLIAMATLYDECDAIATLSVINLYEAVQLRQHGIKKTILVIGYLDAAYDLIVKYDIHVVIYDLLLAEQLNEVGKKYNTQIIVHIKFDSGMHRLGILPDNLDQFIQELKKLPFITIQGIFSHFAQSYIATTTHHQEDVFVIATHYGLQTHISNSHGTLTAHHKNYTFARIGIGLYGYLQKYDQDVQNMLKPVLSLKTRILQIKQVKAGSFIGYDATYQAPTDITIAIIAIGYAEGLDARLSNCGSVMINDQFAPIIGRVCMNLTIVNISSIQNCSVGQVVTVLGSEKNLSISAYDWSALTQASAYNHLTKISSSLVKIIVD is encoded by the coding sequence ATGAAAAAACTCTTCAACAAAACTCCACAAATCTTTTCCGATTCAGGCATTGTAACCACACCAGACTTACTTAAAAACTGGATCGAATTAAGCAAGTCTGCTGCAACAGCAAATGCTCAGCAATTTCAGCAGTGGCTTGGACCTGTGACAAAGATATCTGCAGTATTAAAATCAAATGCTTACGGACATGGACTTATTGCAATGGCTACTCTTTATGATGAGTGTGATGCTATTGCAACATTGTCAGTTATTAATCTTTACGAAGCTGTTCAACTTCGCCAACATGGTATTAAAAAAACAATTTTGGTTATTGGATATCTTGATGCAGCCTACGACCTTATCGTCAAATATGACATCCATGTTGTCATCTACGACCTATTGCTCGCAGAACAATTAAACGAAGTTGGTAAAAAATACAACACTCAGATTATTGTTCATATAAAATTTGATAGCGGCATGCATCGACTTGGAATTCTTCCTGATAACCTGGATCAATTTATACAAGAACTTAAAAAATTACCTTTTATTACTATTCAAGGAATTTTTTCTCACTTTGCCCAAAGTTACATTGCTACAACAACACATCATCAAGAAGATGTCTTTGTTATCGCAACTCATTATGGATTACAAACCCATATTTCTAATTCTCATGGCACCTTGACTGCACATCATAAAAACTATACTTTTGCACGCATAGGCATTGGTCTGTATGGCTATCTTCAAAAATATGATCAAGATGTTCAAAACATGCTTAAACCTGTATTATCATTAAAAACAAGAATTCTTCAAATCAAACAGGTCAAAGCAGGATCTTTTATAGGATACGACGCTACGTACCAAGCTCCAACTGATATCACGATTGCAATCATAGCAATTGGTTACGCTGAAGGGCTTGATGCTCGCTTGTCAAATTGCGGATCAGTTATGATTAACGATCAATTTGCTCCCATTATTGGCAGAGTGTGCATGAATTTAACCATTGTTAATATCAGCTCTATACAAAATTGTAGCGTAGGACAGGTAGTAACCGTGCTTGGATCTGAAAAGAATTTATCAATAAGCGCGTATGATTGGTCGGCTCTCACGCAAGCGAGTGCTTATAATCATCTAACTAAAATTTCGTCATCTCTTGTTAAAATTATTGTTGATTAA
- a CDS encoding deoxynucleoside kinase yields MFIVEGNIGTGKSTFLKALQHSLSNVIVTLEAVDYWQNESTGQSILQNFYESPHRWAYTMETLALKVRIPEHIKQQASSLPNIVERSIYSGYHCFAHNSFEQGYLNQLEWNIYNSWFNFSTAKRCLAPTGFIYLQADPKISYQRTVERQREAENSISFEYLQQIHDKHEAFLIHKQNIHPSIMHVPVLVLDCNYDIVHDNNKLLQYVELVKDFIKTHSQHHVELQILQPLHKNL; encoded by the coding sequence ATGTTTATTGTTGAAGGAAATATTGGCACGGGCAAATCAACGTTCTTAAAAGCGTTGCAACATTCTTTATCAAACGTTATTGTTACCCTTGAAGCTGTTGATTATTGGCAAAACGAATCAACAGGGCAATCTATTTTACAAAATTTCTATGAATCCCCACACCGTTGGGCATATACAATGGAAACACTTGCTTTAAAAGTTCGTATTCCAGAGCATATCAAACAACAAGCATCAAGCTTGCCAAATATTGTTGAACGATCAATCTATTCAGGTTATCATTGCTTTGCTCACAACAGCTTTGAGCAAGGTTATCTTAATCAGTTAGAATGGAATATTTACAATAGCTGGTTTAATTTTTCAACTGCTAAACGTTGCTTAGCCCCTACAGGTTTTATTTACCTACAAGCTGATCCAAAAATTTCTTATCAACGCACCGTTGAACGCCAAAGGGAAGCTGAAAACTCAATTTCATTTGAATATTTACAGCAAATTCACGATAAACACGAAGCTTTTTTAATTCACAAACAAAACATCCATCCTTCAATCATGCATGTGCCTGTTTTAGTTTTAGATTGTAATTACGATATCGTTCATGATAATAACAAACTATTGCAATACGTAGAACTTGTTAAAGATTTTATCAAAACTCACAGTCAACATCATGTTGAGTTACAAATTTTACAACCACTGCATAAAAATCTATAA